ATTCTGGCGACGCTGGGGGAGGAATTCGGCTTTATCGGCCTTTTGGTTATCTTTATTTTGTTTTTTTTGCTCTTTACGTTGACGCGCTCGACGGCCATGGATGTGGGCCGCCCCTTCGGACGCTATCTCGCCGTGGGGATCGGGGGCTTTCTGATGACTCAGATGTTTATCAATCTCTTTGTGGTCATCGGCCTTTTGCCGGTCATGGGGGTCCCCATGCCCATTTTGAGCTACGGGGGGACATCGATCCTGACGATTTTCCTCGCCCTCAGCATGATCATGAATATGAATTTTCAAACGAACGATGGACAATAAAACTTTATGCCATATGGAGGACAGACAACAATGAAAGACACGTATGTAAAAGAGATTTTCCGGCAAAGCGAGGCGTACCTCGGAAAGGACGTCAAGCTCTCGGGCTGGGTCAAGAAAATCCGGGTTTCCAAGAACCTTTGTTTTATCGAGCTTTCCGACGGGAGCTTTTTCAAGGGAATACAGATCGTCTGCGACGCGTCGCTTCCCAATTTTGACGAAGTATCGCGGCTTTCGATCATCTCTTCGATCGTCGTGACGGGTCCCGTCGTGGAATCCCAGGGGGCGGGGCAGGATGTGGAAGTTCACGCCGCCACGGTGGAAATCTGCCAGAAGGCCGATCTTGATTATCCGCTGCAAAACAAGCGCCATTCCTTTGAGTTCCTCAGGACCATGGCCCATCTGAGGCCCAGAACCAATACGTTTACGGCCGTATTCCGGGTGCGCTCCGTCGTGGCCTACGCGATCCACAAATTTTTCCAGGAACGAGGCTTTGTCTATGTGCATACGCCGATTATCACGGGATCCGACGCCGAAGGGGCCGGAGAGATGTTCCGGGTTACGACCCTCGATCTCGCCAATGTGCCGAAAAATCCCGACGGGACCGTGAACACCAAAGAGGACTTTTTCGGAAAAGAAACAAATCTTACGGTTTCGGGACAGCTCAATGTGGAAACTTTCTGCGCGGCCTTCCGCAACGTCTATACTTTCGGGCCCACGTTCCGGGCGGAAAACTCCAATACGGCCAGACACGCGTCGGAATTCTGGATGATCGAACCCGAACTGGCCTTCGCCGACCTTGAGGCCAATATGGAGACCGCCGAGAGCATGGTCAAGTTTATCATTCAATATGTCAAGGACAACTGCCCCGAGGAGCTGGCGTTTTTTGACCAGTGGATCGAAAAGGGCCTGATCGCCAAATTGGATAACGTGCTGAACAGCGAATTCGCGAGACTTTCCTATACGGAAGCGATCGAAGTCCTGAAAAAATCCGGCCGGAAATTCGAATATCCCGTCGAGTGGGGGATCGATCTGCAGAGCGAGCACGAGCGCTATCTCGCCGAAGAGCATTTTAAAAAGCCGGTATTTTTGATCAATTATCCCAAGGACATCAAGGCCTTTTACATGAAGCTCAATCCCGACGGCAAGACCGTCCGGGCCATGGATCTGCTGGCCCCCGGCATAGGGGAAATCATCGGCGGCTCCCAGCGTGAGGACAACTATGATCTGCTCTTGAAGCGCATCGAAGACGACGGCATGAAAAAAGAGGATTACGGCTTCTACCTCGACCTCAGAAAATACGGTTCTTTCCCGCATTCGGGCTACGGTCTCGGCTTTGAACGAATCCTCATGTACATAACGGGCATGCAGAACATCCGCGACGTGATCCCCTTCCCGAGAACGCCCAAAAACGCGGATTATTAAGAGTTGACCCCTCAGCCGGCATGCGTCGGGGGTCACAAAATTAACTCAAATCACACGGGGGTGTATTGAAAAAATGCCAAACGAATTGATCTGGTTTTTGATGTTGCTCGCGAATTTCGCGTGCATCATCGCAATTTATTACTTTTTCGGCCTCACGGGCCTCTTCTGCTGGATCCCCATCGCGACCATACTCGCCAATATCCAGGTCACCATGCTCGTGGAGCTCTTCGGCTTCACGACGACGCTGGGGAACGTTCTCTACGCGGGCTCCTTCCTCGTCACGGACATCATGTCGGAAAACTACACAAAAAAAGACGCCGTGAGAGCCGTCAAAATTGGATTTTTCGCGATGATCGCGACGACAGTCATCATGTCCTGCGCCATTCACATGGCGCCTTCGGCGACGGAGGGGGGCGGCATCTCCTTTGAGGGCGTCCGGAACATTTTCGCCTTCATGCCCCGGGTGTCCTTCGCGTCTCTCGTGGCTTACGCCGTTTCCCAGACCCACGACATCTGGTCCTATTTCCGGTGGCGGTCCTGGTTCCCCGCCAAAAAATTCATGTTTATCCGGAACAATATGAGTACCCTGGTGAGTCAGGCCATCGACAACGTAATCTTTACGGCCGTGGCTTTCTGGGGCGTCTACCCCTTTGAGGTCCTCGTGCAGATCTTCTGGTCGACCTATCTTTTGAAATTCATCATCGCCCTCTGCGATACGCCCTTCCTGTATCTGGCCGATTACCTGAAGCAAAGCGGCAGGATCAGAAACGATGTTGAACGCCCAAACTGAGGGCCCCTTCAAAGTATTTCCGGCGGAATTGGGCCTCATAGCCCAGCGATACGGAAAAATCCGGCGAGAGGTGATGACTGAGGCGGATATCGAAAGCGCCCGAGGAAAGAGGATTGCTTCCGAAGGCGCGGATCGCGCTGATATCGCCCTGTAACGACCAGCGTTCCGTAAAAAACGCGTATATCCCAAGCCCGGCGACCCCGCCGGGTGTTTTTTCGTCTTCCCGGGAAAGAAGGCTTGTTTGCTTGCCGCGCCGCCATTCATAGTCGACGCCCAGGTGGGGGTAGAGCGTCAGGATCTTTTCCATCAGCGTAAAATAGCGCCCGGCTTCGAGACCCGAGAGGAAGCTGTGGATATGGCGACGCTGATCCGACCCCGGTCCCGACAGATTCTCCCGGCTCCGGGTATAGGCCGCCCGGGCGAAAACAAGCCATTTGTCCGCTTGCGCGCCGATCGTCATATTGAGCCCGTGGCTGCGGACCCGAATGTTCCCGCCGTTTTTGAAAGCGGCATAAGATTTGAGGTAAGCGTAGTCCATGCCCAAAAAGAGCCGGGGATGCTTGACGGAATTGCTAAGGCTTCCGTAGCGGAGGCCCTTGATTTTTGTCTTGTATTCCCCCGGATTTGCCGCAAGATCTTCCTTTTGATTATCGGTCCAGGCTTCGCTCAGGACCGTGAGGTAGACGCTGCTTTGGCTTTTCCCCGAAAGCCCGGCCTCACGGAGTACGGCCTGCTCCCGGATATGGGTCGCCGCGGCCCCGGTCAAAAGCCGTCCCTGTCTTTGCGGCAGGGAGGTATCGTAATTGCTTCCCCGAAGGGAAAAAGGCAGCGCGCAGAGCGCCGCCGCCCAGAGGATTTTTCGTAAGGTTTTTTCTTTTCCCGCCTTCAAGTTTACTCCCTTTGGATCTAATTTTTCCTTCTGCCGAAAATCCGCAGCAGGTAGAGGAAGAGATTCACGAAATCGAGATAGAGTTCCAATGCTCCGATAATGCCCATTTTCTTAGCCATAGAGGGATCTTCGGCCATAAGCTCATAGGACCAGCGCTTGATCCGGTTGACGTCATAGGCGATAAGCAAGGTAAATATGGCGATGCCGCCGACGGTTCCAGCCCAGTACAGAGCCGGCACCTTGAACCAGAGATTGAACACGGACACGAGCATCAGGGCCACAAGCCCGATGAAGAAGAAGCGTCCGTAGCCTTGCAGGTCTTCCTTTGTCATATAGCCGTATACGGAGAGCGTAATAAAAATGGCCAGCGTGATCAAAAGCGTATAGATGATGCTGTTGACGCTGTAGACCGCGCCCACGGCGGCGAAAGTCACGCCGGTCAGGGCCGCGTAGAGGTAAAAGAGCAGGGTCGCCGCCACAGCCGAGAGTTTTCGGATCATAAAGCTCAAAATAATCACGACGCCCAACTGCACGAGGGCCACCAGTGTGAGGCTCGTCACGGCCGTATAGAGCAGCCTGTGGTTGACAAAGAGCAGGTAGAGCGCCACGACTGCCGTAACCAAAATCCCCAGCGTCATGTGCAGGAAGGACTTCCGTAAAAAATTGTGTCCCGTAAAGTCATAGACCCCTTCGCTCGATTCCGCCGGGTTGTAGTGATCGGGCCTTTCATAGGTTTCCACTTTTTCCATGATTTCATCTTCGCGCATGTGTTTCACTCCTTTATGTGAATGGTTTTTATACAAATCTATAAATCCGGGACAAAGTCCCGTATGGATTTATCCTATTATATCATATTTTTTGTTGAAATCAAAGGGAAATCACCGAAAAATTCCGGTCGACGACTCCGATGCCGTCAACGGCCGAAGAAGTGATCCCGCCCGCGTAACCGGCCCCTTCGCCGACGGGGAAGAGGCCTTTGATGTTGAGGGATTCCCCATTTTCATCCCGGAGGATCCGCAAAGGGGACGAGGTCCTTGTTTCAAGACCGAAGAGATTGGCGTTTTTTCCCGCAAAGCCCGGGTATTTCTCCTGCCAGGCGAGAAGGGCCGCCCGGATGTTCGCGGTGAGGTACGGAGGGAGCAGATCCCCCAGGGGGTAAGGCTTGAGGCTCATCCGGTAACTCGTTTTGATTTCTCCCCGTGAGGGGGTCCCCGTGAGGAAGTCCTCCATATTCTGCCACAGGGCGCCGTAGGTCCCCATGAGGGCGTAAATTTGCCGCTCGAGGCGCTCCTGCAGTTCCATCCCCGCGAAGAGCTCCGGCCCCAGATCGGCGGGGCCTATCCCCGCCACAAGGCCCGCGTTGGCAAATTTCCCCGCCCGAGCCGCTTCGCTCATGCCGTTGACGAGGGAAGCGCCGGGGTTCGAGGCCGCGTTGACGATCTCCCCGCCGGGACACATGCAGAAGCTGAAGACGCCGCGGTTTTCCCGCTTATTGTGGTACGTCACGGAGTAGGTCGCGGGACCCAGCGCCGGATGACCGGCCCAGGGGCCGTATTGCATCCGGTCGATGTCCTCCTGCCGATGCTCCATGCGAAAGCCCATGGCAAAGGGCTTCGGCGCCATGGCGCAGCCGATTTGCCCGAGCATCCGGTACGTCTCCCGGGACGAATGGCCTGTGGCGAGGATCACGCAATCGCAGGGGACAAATTCCCGCGCTCCTTTGGGGTCAGCTACCTGAATTCCCGCCACGCGGCCTTCTTTTATGACGAGCTCCTCCATTTTCCGGCCGAAGAAAAAGCGCCCGCCGGTCGCTTCGATCATTTTCCGCAGAGCGGTGACGACGGTTTTGAGGACGTCTGTCCCCAGATGGGGCTTGTAATCCCAGCGAATGCGGGGGTCCGCCCCCGCGGCAACCAATTCTTCGAAGACATCGGCAATCAGGGAGCTTTTGATCCGGGTGTTGAGTTTCCCGTCGGAAAAGGTGCCCGCGCCTCCTTCTCCGAACTGGATATTGGAGCGGGAATCAAGGATCCCTTCCCGGATAAAGCGCGCCGTGGTCAGGGTCCGGGCGTCGACAGGCTCCCCCATTTCATAGACGAGGGGGACGCAACCGTAGCGGGTGAGCCGCAGGGCCGCGAAGAGTCCGGCGGGACCCGCGCCGATGACGACGACTTCCCGGCCGGGATATTTGGGGGCGCGGATCTCAGGCGTCTCCGCGGGAACGGGGACGATGTCCTTCCCAAAAGCAAGATTTGCCGGCATTTTGAGCGTTATCCGGAGACTGTAGAGAAATTTCAGCCGCCGCTTTTGCCGCATGTCGAGGGAGCGCCTGTTCCAGCTGAGGGCGGCGATATTTTCCGCAGCGACGCCCCGGATGTCCAGGGCCTCGAGGATGGCCTCCTCCTGGGGGACGTCGATGGGGATTTCGATATTGTGGATGTCGACCTGCATAGGGGTCTCCTTTTGGGGGAAAATTTGTCCCTCTCGGGATGATGCTTCTGAATAAAGGGTATCACAGAATAAGGATACTTTGCGGGACATAGCGCGCTTTGACCGTATCTACATATGATGGTTTGTCAAGTCCCGCATATTTCCAATCCCTTATCGGGTAGTACAACCTGCGAATCGCGTTGCTCTTGTTTTCATATTGCGAGGTAACGTTGTAAACAACGGCAAAATTGTTCTCCAGGTCCATGACAAGAACCGGGCGTTCTTTACCGGCGTTTCCGTTTTCAAACACCATATAAGCGTGATAAACCTCGAACAGTTCCATCAGCCGTTTACCGCAAAATCGTAGAGTTCAGGATCTTTGTCCTTATCGACAACAATTTCGCCCTTCTCGTTGGTATCAAGAATGATCTTGGGATAATTCTTGGCGCGGAACGCAAAACGTAACTGCTCATCAAGAGAGGCAACAGGTTTTGGGACAAAAGGCAGCTGATTCTCATTGATTATCTGGCGATAGAACATTTCGATAGCCGTTGTGTGGCTTAATCCCATGCGGGCAAGCAGCGTGCCCGCGCGTTCTTTGATATCCGAGTCAATCCGGATGTTCAGATTTGTTTTTGTCACTGTGTTCATAACAGCACCTCCATGTTGATATTTTAACATGATTTCACGCTGATGTCAACACAAAACCCGAGTTAGACAATACGGATATCCCCCTCACTCCTCCATATAAAACCTCGTTCCCTGTGACTTCAGCACTCCGTCCCGCTTGAGATGGCTGATCTCCCGCATCATGGCGCTTCGGTCCACGCAGAGGTATTCGGAGAGGGAAATCAGCGACATGGGGATCGTAAAGGGATTGGCGCCGGCCGAATGTCGGATGTATTTGAGGTAGGCGAGGAGCTTTTTCCGGATCGTGTTCTGACTCATGATGCTGATGTGCAACGACAACAGCTGCACTTTTTTCGCGGTCATATGAAAGAGATTGTTGATGAGGCGCGTGTGGTGCTCGCAGATCTTGTTGCAGGGCGTGATGATGTGGTGGTAATCGATAAACATGACCTTGGCGTAGGACGTGGCCTCGATGATGTATTCAAAATTCTCCATGGGCACATGGAAGATTTCCCCGAAAACGTCGCGATTTTTGTAGGTTTCCAGTTCCTGGTACTCTCCGTCCTGGTTGATGGCGTACAAATGGGCCGTCCCCGAGAGCATGACGCCGATTTTATTTTTTTTGTCCGAATAACAGAGGATCGTCTCGTTGGCGTAGTAGGTCTTGAGCTCCGGCTTGAAACAATAAATCATTTCCTTGACCACGTCTTTGGGAATCCCGTCGTCGATAAAAAATTGCTGCATTTTTCTTTCCCCTCCTTGCGAAAATAAGGCTTAATTAGAATAATATCACGAAAATGTTGCAGATGCAACATTATTTTTTGTTCAAAAATGATATCATAATGGCACATAATGTTTCAAACAATCATTTTTTGATGGATAAGCAAACGAGATCAATTCAAAGGAGGTAATGTTATGTTGTTCAAAACATCGGAGAAACACGAAGAATTTCGAAAATTGATCCGGGATTTCGCCGAGACGGAGGTTAAACCCAACGCCTTTACCTGGGATCAGGAAAACGAGTTTCCTGAAGAGGCTGTCCGGAAGCTTGGTCAAATGGGCGTGTTGGGAACCCCCTTCCCCGTGGAGTACGGCGGAAAGGGCCTGGACATCTTGTCCTACGCCATTGCCGTGGAGGAACTCTCCCGGGTGGACGGCGGCACGGGCGTCATCCTGTCGGCCCATGTGTCTCTGGGTTCTTGGCCCATTTTCGCCTTCGGAACCGAGGAGCAGAAGCAGAAATACCTGGTTCCTCTGGCCAAAGGGGAAAAGATCGGCGCCTTCGGCCTGACGGAGCCAAACGCCGGATCAGACGCCGGCGGGACCGAGACGACGGCCGTCCTTGAAGGGGACTATTATCTTTTGAACGGCGGCAAGATCTTTATCACCAACGCGGGACCCGCCGACATTTACGTCGTATTCGCGGTCACGACCCCCGGCATCGGGACAAGGGGCATCAGCGCCTTCATTGTGGAAAAGGGCTGGGAAGGCTTCACATTCGGCGAGCACTACAACAAAATGGGGATCCGCTCTTCGGCCACGACGGAGCTCGTCTTTGACGACGTCAAGGTGCCGAAGGAAAACCTCCTTGGCAAGGAAGGCGAGGGCTTCAAGATCGCCATGGCTACCCTTGACGGCGGCCGGATCGGGATCGCGGCCCAGGCGCTGGGAATCGCCCAGGGGGCTTACGAAGAGGCTTTGGAATACGCCAAGGAAAGAAATCAATTCGGCTATCCGATCGCGGGACAGCAGGCCGTTTCCTTCAAATTGGCCGATATGGCCACAAAGCTCCGGGCCGCGCGCTTTTTGATCTACAGCGCCGCCGAGCTCAAGGAAACC
This DNA window, taken from Fusobacteriaceae bacterium, encodes the following:
- a CDS encoding NAD(P)/FAD-dependent oxidoreductase, with protein sequence MQVDIHNIEIPIDVPQEEAILEALDIRGVAAENIAALSWNRRSLDMRQKRRLKFLYSLRITLKMPANLAFGKDIVPVPAETPEIRAPKYPGREVVVIGAGPAGLFAALRLTRYGCVPLVYEMGEPVDARTLTTARFIREGILDSRSNIQFGEGGAGTFSDGKLNTRIKSSLIADVFEELVAAGADPRIRWDYKPHLGTDVLKTVVTALRKMIEATGGRFFFGRKMEELVIKEGRVAGIQVADPKGAREFVPCDCVILATGHSSRETYRMLGQIGCAMAPKPFAMGFRMEHRQEDIDRMQYGPWAGHPALGPATYSVTYHNKRENRGVFSFCMCPGGEIVNAASNPGASLVNGMSEAARAGKFANAGLVAGIGPADLGPELFAGMELQERLERQIYALMGTYGALWQNMEDFLTGTPSRGEIKTSYRMSLKPYPLGDLLPPYLTANIRAALLAWQEKYPGFAGKNANLFGLETRTSSPLRILRDENGESLNIKGLFPVGEGAGYAGGITSSAVDGIGVVDRNFSVISL
- a CDS encoding queuosine precursor transporter, with translation MPNELIWFLMLLANFACIIAIYYFFGLTGLFCWIPIATILANIQVTMLVELFGFTTTLGNVLYAGSFLVTDIMSENYTKKDAVRAVKIGFFAMIATTVIMSCAIHMAPSATEGGGISFEGVRNIFAFMPRVSFASLVAYAVSQTHDIWSYFRWRSWFPAKKFMFIRNNMSTLVSQAIDNVIFTAVAFWGVYPFEVLVQIFWSTYLLKFIIALCDTPFLYLADYLKQSGRIRNDVERPN
- the asnS gene encoding asparagine--tRNA ligase, encoding MKDTYVKEIFRQSEAYLGKDVKLSGWVKKIRVSKNLCFIELSDGSFFKGIQIVCDASLPNFDEVSRLSIISSIVVTGPVVESQGAGQDVEVHAATVEICQKADLDYPLQNKRHSFEFLRTMAHLRPRTNTFTAVFRVRSVVAYAIHKFFQERGFVYVHTPIITGSDAEGAGEMFRVTTLDLANVPKNPDGTVNTKEDFFGKETNLTVSGQLNVETFCAAFRNVYTFGPTFRAENSNTARHASEFWMIEPELAFADLEANMETAESMVKFIIQYVKDNCPEELAFFDQWIEKGLIAKLDNVLNSEFARLSYTEAIEVLKKSGRKFEYPVEWGIDLQSEHERYLAEEHFKKPVFLINYPKDIKAFYMKLNPDGKTVRAMDLLAPGIGEIIGGSQREDNYDLLLKRIEDDGMKKEDYGFYLDLRKYGSFPHSGYGLGFERILMYITGMQNIRDVIPFPRTPKNADY
- a CDS encoding Bax inhibitor-1/YccA family protein — translated: MREDEIMEKVETYERPDHYNPAESSEGVYDFTGHNFLRKSFLHMTLGILVTAVVALYLLFVNHRLLYTAVTSLTLVALVQLGVVIILSFMIRKLSAVAATLLFYLYAALTGVTFAAVGAVYSVNSIIYTLLITLAIFITLSVYGYMTKEDLQGYGRFFFIGLVALMLVSVFNLWFKVPALYWAGTVGGIAIFTLLIAYDVNRIKRWSYELMAEDPSMAKKMGIIGALELYLDFVNLFLYLLRIFGRRKN
- a CDS encoding autotransporter outer membrane beta-barrel domain-containing protein, with protein sequence MKAGKEKTLRKILWAAALCALPFSLRGSNYDTSLPQRQGRLLTGAAATHIREQAVLREAGLSGKSQSSVYLTVLSEAWTDNQKEDLAANPGEYKTKIKGLRYGSLSNSVKHPRLFLGMDYAYLKSYAAFKNGGNIRVRSHGLNMTIGAQADKWLVFARAAYTRSRENLSGPGSDQRRHIHSFLSGLEAGRYFTLMEKILTLYPHLGVDYEWRRGKQTSLLSREDEKTPGGVAGLGIYAFFTERWSLQGDISAIRAFGSNPLSSGAFDIRLSHHLSPDFSVSLGYEAQFRRKYFEGALSLGVQHRF
- a CDS encoding type II toxin-antitoxin system RelB/DinJ family antitoxin encodes the protein MNTVTKTNLNIRIDSDIKERAGTLLARMGLSHTTAIEMFYRQIINENQLPFVPKPVASLDEQLRFAFRAKNYPKIILDTNEKGEIVVDKDKDPELYDFAVNG
- a CDS encoding Crp/Fnr family transcriptional regulator, whose protein sequence is MQQFFIDDGIPKDVVKEMIYCFKPELKTYYANETILCYSDKKNKIGVMLSGTAHLYAINQDGEYQELETYKNRDVFGEIFHVPMENFEYIIEATSYAKVMFIDYHHIITPCNKICEHHTRLINNLFHMTAKKVQLLSLHISIMSQNTIRKKLLAYLKYIRHSAGANPFTIPMSLISLSEYLCVDRSAMMREISHLKRDGVLKSQGTRFYMEE